GCCTTTGCGAGCTGCCGGAGATGGCGCATGCCATCGGAGTCAGGGTTTGCAAATGCCAGATACGTTCCCCGCAGTGCCGCGGGCACGCTCTCATCACTTGCGCTGAAATCCCGTATGTGCAGTTCGTAAATGGAGAGATCGTTCAGCCGCTTGAGTTGGGGTGCACGGTTACCATCCCATCCCGGCGGCTCGAGCGCATGATCTTCCAAGTCCACGATCTGGCTTTTTTGACTGTTCAGCGATAGGGCTAACGAGTACGGGTCGGTAACCAAGTTTTCCAGAATCTTCTGCGCGGATGGAACGTACACGTGCACATCAAAGAGGTAGTACTTGTTCTTCCATGTCGAATTGCCGAGCGCAGACCAGACTCCGTTCTCTTCTTTCATCGGAATTGTGGCGGAGGGCACGGTCTGATTTGCGCTGTCGAACAATTCCAATGCGATGGACTGTGCGGTCGGAGCCCAAACTTTCACAGCGATCGATCCGTGCTCGATTACCGCGCCCAGGGTGCCCTGATAGGCAAAGAGATCGTCGAGCATCCCATATGTCTGGACCTGCGTCACGTACACCAGTTGTCCGGAGCCGTTCACGCCATAGACGATGAGTTCACCTTTCAATGCGCTGTCGACCACTGAAGCTTCCAACGCGGGCAGGTGAAATACGCGATAGCCATGCAGTTGCGGGAATTCCGCCAACTGCTGCGGCGTGAGCCCTGCAGCATCCTGGGTCAGTGCGTAGGTGGTCCCGCCGCTGACTCCCGAAGTGCTAAGCACGAGCGACGCGGTTGGATCACTCGCGAGCGAGTAAGTGTTGCCTGCTTGCACGGCGGAAGGTGGCAGCGCGATTGTGGAGCTATCGATCCAAACCGCCTGCAGTCGCCCGAGGAGTCCTGCAAGCAACTGCGCTCCGGTTGGCTGAGTGGTAAAGATCGTAGTGGAGCCGGAGATGATCCATATCTCATGCCCTTGCGTCTGCGGATTGACGTGCTGATCGGGGCCGGGGTCCTTCTCTCCGCTACGATGGATGATGAATCCGAGATCGGTCGCATTGGCAGTAAGTCCAACATCGAAGAAGATTCCGTAGCTGTCAATCCCGCTCGGTTGCACCGGCCCATCGCCGAAATCATTAGTGTTCTCAGTGGTATTACCGAACGCGTAAACCGTCCACCCAGCATAGACTCCGTCCGTGCGGTGGTAATGAATGCGTTCATGGTCGGCGGCTACCGGACCCGGTGCGGCTATGGTGGGCTGGATAGCGTAGATCGTGGTGGAACCCGAAATCACCCAGATTTCGCGCCCTTGCGTCTGCGGGTTTACGTGCTCGTCCGGGCCGGGATCTTTCGACCCGCCAAAATGAATGATGAATCCCAGATCGGTAGCGCCGGATGTGAGTCCGACGTCGAAGTACACGCCATAACTGTCAATGCCCGCGGGTTGAAGCGGCCCATCGTTGAAGTCACTGGTGTTTTCAGTAGTGTTGCCAAACGCAAATAGCGTCCAGCCAGAGTAAGTGTTGTCGAAGCGGTGATAGTGGATGCGCTCCTTGTTCGCAGCCACGGGCCCGGGCTGAGGTATTACAGGTTGGCTCGTATAAATCGTAGTCGAACCAGAGATAACCCAGATCTCATGTCCTTGGGTTTGTGGGTTCACGTGCTGATCGGGGCCAGGATCCTTTGCGTTGACAAGATGGATAATGAAGCCGAGATCCTGGGCATTCGGTTTTAGACCAACGTCGAAATATGCGCCAAAGCTGTCGGTTCCTGTGACTTGCACCGGGCCACCATTGAAATTTCCCGTGTCTTCTGTCGTGTCATTGAAGGCGTAAACAGTCCAACCCGCGTAGTTGTTATCGAAGCGGTGGTAATGGATTCGCTCGACATTGGAGGGTACCTGCGCTTGCGCCGCTGGCAAACCCAACAACAAAGAGACTGGCAATAGGAGTAGAAGGACGAATCTGCGTTTCACGGTAAGATCTCCGGGACAGGAACTGTGCTCTCAGCCTTTTGCTGACTTGCAATTCAAGCGTGAGAGGCTGATTCGGCGCGAGTTATCCTAGCCGGAAGTGGGAGATTCGTCCAGCGAAACGCGGCTTGGTTGGCGAAGCAACTAGTCGCATCCTCCCATCGTTTATCAATGGCTCAAGTCACTCGTGGATTGTCGGCACCCTTCCACAATCCTTGCTCTGTCCGAATTGTCGGCCATCCGGAAATTGAGTTCCTGTGTTGGTAACGCACAGCTAGCAGAGTTCGTCTCGCATGCTCCGACTGCTGCCGGAGACAAACGCTACTTGGCGCTTGCCGACCTCGCTTGGAACTGCAAAGGAAAGAAGAAGCGCAAGGGTGCAAGTGCTTAATCCGAATGGGGCGGCGGGTAAAATTTTGAAAAGGCGCATGTTGTCCTTCCCCGACGTTTTTGAGAAGGCTATTGGGTCGTGGATTGGGCGAGTTCCAAAGTAAGCGGGACCTCCACTTCAATGGTGGTCCCAGCGTTCGGTCTGGAGTGAATGCCGACTTTTCCGTTCACCAATCGTGTTCGCTCACGAATGCTGATCAACCCAATTCCATCGCCCTTCAGCTCTTCAGTATCAAATCCGACACCGGCATCGTGGACGGACAAGTACACCCGCTCGTTGCTCGCGTGGAGCGCGACGTCAAACGACTTCACGCCGCTGTGTTCCAAAGCGCTCACCAGCGCCGTCTGCATCACGCGAAATAAGCACAGCGAGATCTCGCGCGGCAGATTGTCCGGAACCGCTTCGTGCGAAAAACGCACTTCCACATGATGTTGTGCGGAGAACTCGCGGCAAAAACTTTGCATGGCGACTACGACGCCCAGATATTCAAGATTGGAGGAGTGCAGTCGATGCGATAACGCTGTGATGCTCTCGGAGACATCCGCTATTTGCTTCAGAAAACCTGCCACTCGGCCGCTAGTTTCTGAAGTCGACCGAGGCGGATTCTGTCTGAACTGATCCAGCGTGACGGATACCAGCGCAAGCTGCTGGTTGATATCCTCATGAAGCTCCCAAGCAATCCGAGTCCTCTCCCGTTCTTGCGCGGCGATGAGTTTTCCTCCAACTTCTGCAAGAGTTTTTTCCGCGAGCTTGTGCTCGGTTACATCTACCACTGAACCGATGTAGCCGGCGAATGAGCCATCGGCATTGATTCGCGGCACGCCGGTATCCATGACCCAACGGTAATCCCCCTCTTTTCGGCGCAGCCGATATTCCAGGGTGAAGGGCTCGCGCCGATCAAAAGCGGTCACATAGCTCTGCATACACTTGTCGAGATCATCCGGGTGAACACCTTCAGTCCAGCCGTCGCCAAGCTCTACTTCCACAGGGCGCCCCGTGAAGTCGAGCCATCGTTGGTTGAAGTATGTGAAGAGCTTGTCTGGGCCGGACATCCAGATCAGGACAGGAGCTGTATTTGTGAGCAAACGAAATTGCTTCTCGCTCTCAGCAAGTTCCGATTCGGCGCGCCCCCTCTTCAACCGCCGCATGACAATCACGCACATTGCCAGTGACTGAGCCAGTAACACCAGTAGGGCGATGAATATGTATTTCTTGTACGCATGCCAAAAGCTGGGCGGCCGATTCAGCACGATACTGCCCGCCGGCAAGGCACTCTCCTTTATTCCCCAATGCTTGAGAGCTCCCCAATCGAACATGTAGGCGATCACTGACTTCTGTCTTGGAATATTCGGCGGTTTCTTGCCATTCAGAAGTTCGAGAGTCATCTCTCCCGCGACGGTCCCTTGGTCGGCGACGCTGGAAAGATAGCCACCTACCTCACCGTGGTTCAGGTAGATGTCAAAAAGACTGAACAGCGGCGCGTTAGCGGCAGTCGTGATCTTTGGACTTGCCTCACCACTGCTCGCGAAGCGGGTTCCTGCTGCGTCACGTCCAATAGCAGTAAAAATTATGATGCTGTGATCGGGCAAGTTGCGCACGCGCTCCAACAGCGCAGGCATTGTGAGATCCAATAGGTACGAAATGTCGCTGTTCTGCTCGTATTGTTTGAGCTGACCTTTGACAACAGCTTCTTGCAATCTGTCGTAATAAGAGGTTCCCCCAATCACGAACACGTGTTCTGTTTTGGGACGAAGAACCAGGGCAACCTTCAAAGTTTCAGCGGCATTTAGGTCCGTTTCGACCCCGGTGAAGTCGTGGTCCAGCTCCGGAACACCGGGCGCGTCTGCATTTGGCAAACAATAGACGATAGGGATCCCAGGAAAAGCCTCTTTGTGCTTTTCAGACATGAATCGAAGAGGCGTCGGACCAACGGTGATGATTACATCTGGCTGACGATTCCTGTATTTGTCAATGATGGATTGACGAAAATGCTGTTGATCGCCCACCTCGGGAAACCAAATCGTGTCGAGGTACTCTTTGTACCACTCGATTCGGTAGGGCGATTTTTGCAGCGCCGCATGGATGTGCTGATCAATAAGGGATATTGCTGGATGTTGAGTCCCAACTTCATTCAAAATCAGTATTCGTCGCGGGGACGGGGTCTGAGCCGGAGCCACGGTCAGAAGGACCAAGATCAATGCGAATAGCCGCGATCCCCGTAACACCCCTTTGGATTGATCTCGGCTCGAAATTTCTCTACGTAAAGATGGCATTTGGCCTTGCAACATCGGAGACAACCTTTGCCCCAAGGTTCCCGAAGAGCTAGAACTTCGTTATTAAGTCAACTCGAGTGCCTCGGAGGTAGGCCCCGCGCATGGCGGCCATCCTATTTTAACCAGCAAGTAGTCGACTTCTGGATGGATTGTCGGCAATCCGGAAGTTATCCAGCGTGTTCAGAGAACCCAACGCATGCCAGCAGAGGTTTGGGGTCTGAACCCAAAGGTCCCTTTCTTTAGTTTAGCCGGACGGACGACGCGCATGAAGGGAGCGGTGCCCCTATCCTTCGCGTCGTTCGAAGGGTGGGGTTACGAAAAGGATGGCGATACGCTTTTCCCGAATTTCGATAATGGAACAGCCATAGAAGTCAAAATCGTGTAACCACCAGTACAGCTAACCCACCCTAACACCAGCGAATGATGGGGCACCCACAGTTCCGTAATGGGAGATCTCTAGAAACACCGAATCAAAAGATGGGCTACCCAGCCGGAACCCTGGGAAGGGCCAGGGGGCCCGGCCTTTCCTCTTTCGGCACAAGATTTAAAAGCATCTGTTCTGGCGGCTAGTGGCTGCAACCAACTCCATCGCTGACCGAAGTCAGAACTCCGGCGGCTGCGGTGACAGTACGGCTGAAGCAGGCGCCGGTGGAGTCGCTGTAGAAGTACTTTTCTGTGCTGCTCTGGTTTTGGTTCCCTGTCACGCCAAACGAAGAATTAAAGAGCAGGGTGTCGCTTGGCATATTGGTCCGCTGCAGGAAGGTAAAGCTGATGGGGTGATTGCCGATGCTGTGCAATTCTCCTCGTGTGAGTCTTTCATCGATACTCGTCGCCTGCGTGAAGGTGCCATCAGGATTCTGGGTAAACGAGAAATTCAGCGCTAACGGATATTCCGCATGCAGGAAAGTATTCTCCTCATGTCCTTCTCCCCTGCGGCTGGTCAGCGAAGAGATCGTTGTCTTCTGGTTGGCATTCTGCACGTCGGGCGTGCCGGTTGGAGTGGTCGCGTTTACACGGAACGTCTGTACGCTGGAGAAGTCGATGTTCTGATTGATTTCAGTTCGTATCTCGACGTGAGCGGTCTTGACGAAGCCTGCAAGTTCGAATGCTCTTGAGGAACTCACGCTCACCGTACCTGTAACCGTGCCATCGGCTGCCGTAGAAAGGTTCTCGACCACACTTGGATTCGCTGTGCCAATCGTATTTGTGGTCACCTCTCCGGTTACCTGAGTCGACGCCGCATCGAGATAGAGCAGCAGCGTCCCGGAAGTCGCAAAGAAATTTCCATTATTGAACACACTGAACGCGATTTGATGCAGCTTGCCATCGCTGAGCGGACCGGCAAATGGCGTGAGATCGACACGGTATGGAGAGAAGTTCAAGGTTTCAATTCCGGGAACGGGGCGCCAGAGAAAAGGATCGATGCCGCCCGTGTAGATCCAGGGATATATGGGAGCCACGCCCGCCGGCTGTCCGTCGATGGCGACCTCTACCTCGCGGAAGGCGGTTGAGCCGCACGACTCCAGTTCACCTGCGACATCATTGGGCACGCAGAAATACCAGAATTCGTCGCCGATTTGGCTTTGCGCAATGATATCGAGGTAGGCACGCTCGATATTCGTGGGAAGAGCGAAGGTGCGCACGTTCTGATCGGCGGGGGAAAAGAGAAATACGCTGCCGCCGTCAGGTCCGCCCGTCATGGGCAGCACGACATCTGCGCTGCGTGGGGGTTGTTGAGATTGCGCCAAAGGATAAAACTGCAGGCTCGCGCTTCCAAACAGCACGCCGGTGAAAGTGCTGTTCACGATGTTGCCGAGATCTGCTCTGCCAGGTTGGGGCACAGTGAAGAGCGCGCTGTAGTCGGTGACATCGCTCTCGACATGCCAGGAGCGGGCCACGGTCCGCGACGGCTCAGGCGTGGTGCCGAAGTAGACGTTTGTCCCGCCGATCCAGACGTTGGCCGTGCGGTCAAACTGACGGCCCGCTGTAACGCTATAGTCCGCCTGAAAGACAACTTTTGCCCAAGGACCCGGGCATTGCGCGGGAGGAGTATATGGGAATGTCTTAGGAGTGAAATCGGCAAACATCAGATTGGAAAACAGCTGAACTGTGCAAGGTTGCGTGCCCGGTCGCGCGATCGGTGGATCGGCTGTGACAGTGTTTGCCGATCCGATCTGCGGAGTACTGGGCGCCGTTCGCGTTTGTGCTGCGCTGCAGACGGACAAACACGCGATCGTCAGGAAGGCGAGCGGAGGTCTGATTGCCAAGAATGAGGATAGACTCATGTTCATGACTCCTTCACAGTGAGATAAGAGAAGAGGCTGTCATCGGAGGCTCCTAAGAATAAACGTCAAAAGAGAACGGCGGCAAGTGCTCGGCCCGTGATCCACGCTTCCTCCCAGGCGGCATCGCATTCGTCGGTGTCCCACGCTTGATCTTTCCCTTAATGACGATGATTCTCGCGCGAGGGATCCAATTTGGCACCCGTGCAGAGAGGACGCTTGCGGTGCCATTTCGGCACTGCGGCTTTAGCTTCACCTCGTCGCGTCTCTCAACGACGGGCAAACGCGCAAACAAATCCGGCAACGTAGAGCAACGTCGCCGCCGAGACTCCGATCAATGGCGCCTTAAACCAGAAGACTCGGGCCAGGACAACATACGCCACCAGCACCAGCAATCCGAGCCCGATCAGGAAATACGACTTTCGCAGCACTTCCCATTGGCACACGACCAGGTAACCATAAAGCAAGCCGAACAGGATCAACGCTATGCTGTGACTGACGTTGAACCCGATCCACGCCTTCCACATCGTCATTTCGCTGGAGATACGAGGTGGAACCTGCTTCATCGCCGTCTCCAGCTGCTCTTCGGTAGGGCTGAAGTTGTGGGTGAAGAACGTGTACTCCAGATGCACGCTCCCGAGGTACAGGATCATCGCAGCAGATGCGCCAATCAGGATTCGCGAGATCATGGTTTCGGCTTCTCGCCGGCGCCGCAAACTGCACTGGCGAAGCTATAGTGTACTGGGTGGAATTCGATGAACCGCAAAGAGATCTGCGTGGCTCTATGACTTCGGCGGCCAGCCGCGGGCAGCACGCGCATTCTTCCTCAAGTACCAGGACCGAATTCTTTTTTGGTACTCAAATACAGATCTCAGCTGAGAAGCGCTTCTGATATGAGAGGCCCTGGACCGGTTTTCGCTGATTGCTGAATGCTGAGTGCTGATTGCTGCTCTCTCTTGTGGCCTGTCACGTCCGTTCGCCAATCTGACGGAGAACTGCCGGCAGTGGAGTATGGACTGCCCCAGAGCGAGGGATGAACAAAGATTCGATGGCGCTGATATTCGATGACGCTCTCCGTGTGCCACATGCGTTTTGCTGGTTTGGAGCTATTCCTGCCCCTGAACTAGATGCGTGGACGCAACGTGCTCAGATCCAACTCCCACCTGATCTGCTTGAATTCTGGCGTATCACTGGTGGCGGAGACCTGTTTGAGTCCGAAACGATACTTCGGCCCAGTGTTGAGAGTGCTCCAAATCAGTGTTTCGTAATCGGTGACGATACCGAATCTTTCAACGAGGCGCTCAAGAAGGAAGGAATGGCGCCGAACCTCTTTGTTTTTCAGAGGGGATGCTTTTTGTCTGCTATCGACCTGCCCACTGCCAAGTACGTGACTCTGTCGTCGACATACGCTCCCCAATCAGAATTCAAGTCTCTGGAGGAATGGTACTTAGAAACGCTGCGACCCGAGTTCGCGCCACGGTATGGGTTGGATTAGTGCTGCAGGTTGAATGAGTGGTCTTGATTGGAATCTCACTCGCAGATGCCTCGACGCGAGTTGTGAAACGCACCTTCAAATAGAGGAGAAGGGTGCGGCACCCGGCAGGCTGGCGATTTTCCCTGGCTCCGATTTTCCCGTCCTATTGGAAGTTTGTAATCAGTACTGCATCGCGGGTTTGATTGCCACGTGAGAGAACCAATTGTTTCCCGTCAGGTGACCAAGCAAAGTCAAAGATCAAGTCGGAGGTAAATTTCGTTAGCTGTTTTGGGGAGCTACCGTCCACAGGCTGATTCCACAGGTTCGACACACCGTTCCTGGTCACAACATACGTTATGGCGTGACCATCGGGGGTCCATCCAAGGGGAGCTCGGAAGACAGGCGAGACCCAAGGCCGTGCTTCGAACGTCTTCAGCTGCGAGCCATCTTGCAATTGAATCACCGCCAGACGGCCGGCATATGTGCCTCGGTAGTTTGACCAGAAGGCAGCGAAGCGTCCGTCAGGCGATATCGACGTGTACGCAGTTAATGGGCGAAGTTCAGTCAATGCACTCGACTCGGTTCCATCCACCGTCATCTTCCATAGAGTAGGCGTTGAGTGCCGGAACGAACAGTACACGATAACTTTTCCATCAGCGGAGATTTGCGGATCTGTATCGGAACCGCCGTTAGTTAGTTGCTTCTTATTATTTCCGTCTGCATCCATTTTCCAAATCTGACCGCCGGAACTGAAGACAATTACCCGACCGTCGCGCGAAACGCTCATCGGGCCAACTTTGGTCGCATTTCCGGGAATCAACTGCGACGACGTGAGTCCAGCAGGACTCGTCATCCACACATCATTGAAGGAATGGTAGAGGATTCTTCCGTCCGCAGCCCAAGCAACGCTCGGAATCCCATCGCGCTTGCCTGTCCCGGCTGTGATTGGTCTTGAACCTGCCGCACTTACAAGCCAAAGAGTAGACAAGAGGTTCTTTTGTACCGTAACCAACTGTTTCGAATCAGGTGAGAAACTCAGGTCGTCGTAATCGTTCAAATCGTTTGTAATGCGACGAACTCCGCCACCTTGGGAATCAAGTAGCCATAATTTGCTGAGTGGTGTTTCGTTGTCCCGAGCCCTCACTAGCATCTGTGCAGAGCCGGGGAGCAAAGCTACGTGCGAGACGAGACGCCAGGGATACGACGACAGCGTTT
The genomic region above belongs to Terriglobales bacterium and contains:
- the pulA gene encoding pullulanase-type alpha-1,6-glucosidase, translated to MKRRFVLLLLLPVSLLLGLPAAQAQVPSNVERIHYHRFDNNYAGWTVYAFNDTTEDTGNFNGGPVQVTGTDSFGAYFDVGLKPNAQDLGFIIHLVNAKDPGPDQHVNPQTQGHEIWVISGSTTIYTSQPVIPQPGPVAANKERIHYHRFDNTYSGWTLFAFGNTTENTSDFNDGPLQPAGIDSYGVYFDVGLTSGATDLGFIIHFGGSKDPGPDEHVNPQTQGREIWVISGSTTIYAIQPTIAAPGPVAADHERIHYHRTDGVYAGWTVYAFGNTTENTNDFGDGPVQPSGIDSYGIFFDVGLTANATDLGFIIHRSGEKDPGPDQHVNPQTQGHEIWIISGSTTIFTTQPTGAQLLAGLLGRLQAVWIDSSTIALPPSAVQAGNTYSLASDPTASLVLSTSGVSGGTTYALTQDAAGLTPQQLAEFPQLHGYRVFHLPALEASVVDSALKGELIVYGVNGSGQLVYVTQVQTYGMLDDLFAYQGTLGAVIEHGSIAVKVWAPTAQSIALELFDSANQTVPSATIPMKEENGVWSALGNSTWKNKYYLFDVHVYVPSAQKILENLVTDPYSLALSLNSQKSQIVDLEDHALEPPGWDGNRAPQLKRLNDLSIYELHIRDFSASDESVPAALRGTYLAFANPDSDGMRHLRQLAKAGLKAVHLLPSFDIASVNEDKSTWKDPGDLTTFAPDSAQQQAAVQKVKDQDGFNWGYDPWHFLAPEGSYAVNADDRIREYRAMVMGLHRAGLRVVLDQVFNHTSAAGQDPKSVFDQIVPNYYYRLNPDGQIYSGSCCPDTASEHVMMEKLMIDALVTSAKEYKIDGFRFDIMSFHSVPTMQRIQQALRGLTMQKDGVDGSKIYLYGEGFNFGEVANNAFFVNASQVNLYGNGIGSFNDRIRDGIRGGNPFGDLREQGFATGLFTDPNPNFSFGDQSTQKARLLHEADWVRVGLAGNLRDFQFTDSNGDTVTGAQVDYQGQPTGYGATPIESINYASVHDNQTLFDAVQLKSPLSDSLDQRVRRQNLAMSLVALGQGVPFFLAGDDLLRSKSMDKNSYNSGDWFNRLDFTYQADNWGVGLPVQTDNGSDWPIEQPLLADAAIRPGPNEIASSREWFQELLRIRNSSNLFRMGTLAEIQANLQFLNTGPSQIPGLIVMKLHNPGAKTIVVVFNGSTQTQIFQNDALKNLNLQLHPALRASSDSVVKQSTYANSGTVTVPELTTAVFVSQGFREDDKD
- a CDS encoding PAS domain S-box protein; translated protein: MNEVGTQHPAISLIDQHIHAALQKSPYRIEWYKEYLDTIWFPEVGDQQHFRQSIIDKYRNRQPDVIITVGPTPLRFMSEKHKEAFPGIPIVYCLPNADAPGVPELDHDFTGVETDLNAAETLKVALVLRPKTEHVFVIGGTSYYDRLQEAVVKGQLKQYEQNSDISYLLDLTMPALLERVRNLPDHSIIIFTAIGRDAAGTRFASSGEASPKITTAANAPLFSLFDIYLNHGEVGGYLSSVADQGTVAGEMTLELLNGKKPPNIPRQKSVIAYMFDWGALKHWGIKESALPAGSIVLNRPPSFWHAYKKYIFIALLVLLAQSLAMCVIVMRRLKRGRAESELAESEKQFRLLTNTAPVLIWMSGPDKLFTYFNQRWLDFTGRPVEVELGDGWTEGVHPDDLDKCMQSYVTAFDRREPFTLEYRLRRKEGDYRWVMDTGVPRINADGSFAGYIGSVVDVTEHKLAEKTLAEVGGKLIAAQERERTRIAWELHEDINQQLALVSVTLDQFRQNPPRSTSETSGRVAGFLKQIADVSESITALSHRLHSSNLEYLGVVVAMQSFCREFSAQHHVEVRFSHEAVPDNLPREISLCLFRVMQTALVSALEHSGVKSFDVALHASNERVYLSVHDAGVGFDTEELKGDGIGLISIRERTRLVNGKVGIHSRPNAGTTIEVEVPLTLELAQSTTQ
- a CDS encoding peptide-N4-asparagine amidase, with the protein product MSLSSFLAIRPPLAFLTIACLSVCSAAQTRTAPSTPQIGSANTVTADPPIARPGTQPCTVQLFSNLMFADFTPKTFPYTPPAQCPGPWAKVVFQADYSVTAGRQFDRTANVWIGGTNVYFGTTPEPSRTVARSWHVESDVTDYSALFTVPQPGRADLGNIVNSTFTGVLFGSASLQFYPLAQSQQPPRSADVVLPMTGGPDGGSVFLFSPADQNVRTFALPTNIERAYLDIIAQSQIGDEFWYFCVPNDVAGELESCGSTAFREVEVAIDGQPAGVAPIYPWIYTGGIDPFLWRPVPGIETLNFSPYRVDLTPFAGPLSDGKLHQIAFSVFNNGNFFATSGTLLLYLDAASTQVTGEVTTNTIGTANPSVVENLSTAADGTVTGTVSVSSSRAFELAGFVKTAHVEIRTEINQNIDFSSVQTFRVNATTPTGTPDVQNANQKTTISSLTSRRGEGHEENTFLHAEYPLALNFSFTQNPDGTFTQATSIDERLTRGELHSIGNHPISFTFLQRTNMPSDTLLFNSSFGVTGNQNQSSTEKYFYSDSTGACFSRTVTAAAGVLTSVSDGVGCSH